Proteins encoded in a region of the Labeo rohita strain BAU-BD-2019 chromosome 22, IGBB_LRoh.1.0, whole genome shotgun sequence genome:
- the mydgf gene encoding myeloid-derived growth factor, translated as MACDGHINSCVKLLLLLVVLCAARAFADRTKTLDFDVKPGGVVQTFSAKLKKYKCTFTYACQGGTNEQWQMSVGLSDDDQMFSCSVWRPQGKSYLFFTQFKAEIKGAKIEYATAYSQTAVGGQRDVALKEEEYIVSESSVTHRDGKFNSELSKLTVIGRIRHDEL; from the exons ATGGCATGTGATGGTCACATAAACTCGTGTGTAAAGCTTCTGCTGCTACTGGTCGTGTTGTGCGCGGCCCGCGCTTTTGCTGACAGGACTAAAACACTCGACTTCGATGTCAAACCTGGAGGAGTTGTGCAGACTTTCTCTGCTAAACTT AAAAAGTATAAATGCACCTTCACATATGCGTGTCAAGGAGGAACCAATGag CAATGGCAAATGAGCGTTGGACTGAGTGACGATGACCAGATGTTTTCCTGTTCAGTATGGAG GCCCCAAGGGAAGTCCTACTTGTTTTTTACCCAGTTCAAAGCTGAGATAAAAGGAGCCAAGATTGAGTACGCCACCGCATAT TCCCAGACGGCCGTGGGTGGACAGAGGGATGTCGCTTTGAAGGAAGAGGAGTACATAGTGTCAGAGTCTTCAG TGACCCACAGAGACGGGAAATTTAATTCTGAGCTTTCCAAGCTCACTGTCATTGGTCGGATACGCCACGATGAACTCTGA